A stretch of the Arachis stenosperma cultivar V10309 chromosome 6, arast.V10309.gnm1.PFL2, whole genome shotgun sequence genome encodes the following:
- the LOC130934078 gene encoding uncharacterized protein LOC130934078, with protein MQRLGQPVGNGNGNGEGNVNDNAEGNGDNMGGAPMTLATFLKVCPPGFRGSTNPTEADNMFQAMEHALQAQHVPNNQYVEFAAYQLREEAQHWWQAECRLLHLQNADIPLDVFQTAFYKKYFPESARKVKEIELMQLKQGSLSVADYTSRFEELCRFSRAYQGSPETYESWKCVKYQRGLKDDIMIAVAPLEIQIFSDLVNKVRVVEEYAKAVASSRDTHGGNTSRERDDYLGPRGQNIKKYGKGKRSRAYSSDMKCQEYGNYHLNRPCQLGKELCYKWGLPGHLDRDCPHRGAHEADRSQQQG; from the coding sequence ATGCAGAGGTTAGGCCAACCGGTGGGAAATGGAAATGGAAATGGTGAGGGAAACGTGAATGATAATGCTGAGGGAAATGGAGATAACATGGGAGGTGCTCCGATGACTTTGGCAACATTTCTCAAGGTTTGTCCACCAGGTTTCAGAGGATCAACTAATCCCACAGAAGCGGATAACATGTTCCAAGCTATGGAGCATGCACTGCAAGCACAACATGTCCCAAATAATCAATATGTGGAGTTTGCTGCCTATCAGCTTCGGGAAGAGGCCCAGCATTGGTGGCAAGCAGAATGCCGCTTACTACATCTTCAGAATGCTGATATTCCTTTGGATGTATTCCAGACGGCCTTCTACAAGAAGTACTTTCCTGAGTCTGCAAGGAAAGTAAAAGAGATAGAACTTatgcagctgaagcaaggttCCTTATCTGTGGCCGACTACACCAGCCGATTTGAGGAACTATGTAGGTTTTCTAGGGCGTATCAGGGTTCCCCGGAGACCTATGAAAGTTGGAAGTGTGTCAAGTACCAAAGGGGCTTGAAGGACGACATCATGATTGCTGTGGCTCCTTTGGAGATTCAGATTTTCTCTGATCTGGTGAACAAGGTAAGAGTGGTTGAAGAATACGCAAAGGCAGTAGCCTCGTCAAGGGACACTCATGGAGGAAACACTAGTAGGGAACGCGATGATTACCTTGGACCAAGGGGACAAAACATCAAGAAATATGGTAAAGGGAAGCGGTCAAGAGCTTACTCCTCAGATATGAAATGTCAGGAGTATGGGAACTACCATCTGAATAGGCCATGCCAGTTGGGTAAGGAACTATGTTACAAGTGGGGCTTACCGGGACATTTGGATAGAGATTGCCCACACCGAGGAGCACATGAGGCGGATCGATCACAACAACAGGGTTGA